The following are encoded together in the Bacillus cereus group sp. RP43 genome:
- a CDS encoding HAMP domain-containing sensor histidine kinase translates to MKNVSFRNKIIIKLLGAVAVSFFISFGLTILILVYVIDPLFIKHEDFGMFEFRIVMLFLFTFAIFNFIVIFLILVRKKIVYLKLISDNVNDIANGKLGLTIGINGKDELTQLAQNINYMSKELENTFEQERRLEHTKNELITNVSHDLRTPLTSIIGYVDLLKRGQYDGKTQLQEYLETTYLKSQRLKYLIDELFEYTRLSGSDTKLNLNEVDLSGLLEQIVGEYIPIFEKEGLSVQKSITEETIPIFMDVEKMVRVYENLFMNAIKYSMKPSELSICLELIGNKAILKVSNKVEKPPVSNPNKLFERFFRGDKAREDGQGNGLGLAISKRIVELHNGNIHVEYKEGWISFIVEHPII, encoded by the coding sequence ATGAAGAATGTTAGTTTCAGAAATAAGATCATTATAAAACTTCTTGGTGCTGTTGCAGTTAGTTTTTTTATTTCATTTGGTTTAACAATCCTCATTTTGGTATACGTCATAGATCCATTATTTATAAAACACGAAGATTTTGGCATGTTTGAATTCAGAATCGTAATGTTGTTCTTATTCACGTTCGCAATCTTCAACTTTATAGTGATTTTTTTGATATTGGTTCGAAAAAAAATAGTATATTTGAAGCTCATTTCTGATAATGTGAATGATATTGCCAATGGAAAACTGGGTTTGACTATTGGGATTAACGGGAAGGACGAATTAACCCAACTTGCTCAAAATATTAATTATATGTCCAAGGAATTAGAGAATACATTTGAACAGGAAAGAAGATTAGAACATACAAAAAATGAACTCATTACTAATGTATCTCATGACTTGCGTACACCGTTGACATCTATTATCGGATATGTAGATTTATTAAAAAGAGGGCAATACGACGGTAAAACACAATTACAGGAATACCTAGAAACCACTTATTTAAAATCACAGAGATTGAAATATCTAATTGATGAACTGTTTGAATATACCCGTTTATCAGGCAGCGATACTAAGTTAAACCTTAATGAAGTTGATTTGTCAGGTTTGTTGGAGCAAATAGTTGGAGAATATATTCCTATATTTGAAAAGGAAGGTTTAAGTGTTCAAAAATCAATAACGGAAGAAACAATACCTATTTTCATGGATGTAGAAAAAATGGTACGTGTTTATGAAAATCTGTTTATGAATGCGATAAAGTACAGCATGAAACCATCCGAATTATCAATATGTCTTGAACTAATAGGGAACAAAGCAATTTTGAAAGTATCAAATAAAGTCGAGAAGCCGCCTGTTAGCAATCCTAATAAATTATTTGAAAGGTTTTTCAGGGGTGATAAGGCAAGAGAAGATGGTCAAGGAAATGGACTGGGACTCGCTATCTCAAAAAGAATTGTTGAACTTCATAATGGTAATATACATGTAGAATATAAAGAAGGTTGGATATCCTTTATTGTTGAACATCCAATCATATAG
- a CDS encoding response regulator transcription factor, with amino-acid sequence MDSKILIVDDDKEIRNLISVYLENEGLKTQKAEDAMEALQLLEEKEFDLIILDIMMPNMDGIEACMKIREDRNMPIIMLSAKSEDIDKIQGLASGADDYLSKPFNPLELIARVKSQLRRFKKYNTSIEHNKSILEIGDLTVNTDTRQVWVRGKETRLTPKEFDILELLVRNKGIVLSVAKIYESVWKEVFYKSDNTVMVHITKIRDKIEEDSKHPIYIKTVWGIGYKI; translated from the coding sequence ATGGATTCAAAAATTCTTATTGTTGATGATGATAAAGAGATTAGAAATCTTATCTCTGTTTATTTGGAAAATGAAGGTCTGAAAACTCAAAAGGCTGAAGATGCTATGGAAGCTTTACAACTGTTAGAAGAAAAGGAGTTTGATCTGATTATTTTAGATATTATGATGCCGAATATGGATGGTATTGAAGCGTGTATGAAGATTAGGGAAGATCGCAATATGCCTATCATTATGCTATCTGCAAAATCTGAGGATATAGACAAAATTCAGGGACTGGCCTCTGGTGCAGATGATTATTTATCAAAGCCGTTTAACCCATTGGAATTAATCGCTAGGGTAAAATCCCAATTAAGAAGGTTTAAAAAATACAATACGTCAATAGAACATAATAAAAGCATTCTAGAAATTGGTGACTTAACCGTGAATACAGATACTCGTCAAGTATGGGTAAGGGGAAAAGAAACAAGGCTAACTCCAAAAGAGTTTGATATTCTCGAACTACTTGTCCGTAACAAAGGGATTGTCCTGAGTGTTGCAAAAATATATGAATCAGTTTGGAAAGAGGTTTTTTATAAATCAGATAATACCGTCATGGTGCATATTACAAAAATAAGAGACAAAATTGAAGAGGATTCTAAACATCCCATTTATATTAAAACTGTTTGGGGAATTGGGTATAAAATATGA